Part of the Gemmatimonadota bacterium genome, ATACATGTATTTGTCAATGCCCATAGCGAAAATGAACCCGCCATGCTCTGTATAGTACGAGGGCAAGTCTGTGCCCCCGCCGCCCAGCGTGACGCGAAACGGAGTGCGCGTGATGATCACGATAGACTCACCTCCCCGGATTCGATCAGCCGTTGCGCCACTGCGAACCGCTCGGGTGTATCCACACCCAGGCAGAATCCCTCATCTTCCATCACATGGCCATAGAGGCATCCCGTAGGTGCCAGCCTGGGGAACACGTCCCTGCCAAAATCCTGAAAGCCGCTCGCCACCCGTTCGGCCAGCTCCTTCTCCAGCAGGTAGGCGCCGGCGTTGACCAGCTCGCCTGCCCCGGACCGGCCCGCGCCACCCTCTTCGAAACCGCAGATGCGGCCGCTCTCGGCCAACTCCGCGCGACCACCGGCAATCCCCGTGTTCCGGTGGCGCTGCGGGTCGAAAAGCGCGACACTGGCCAGAGCCGCATGCGACCGGTGCGCGCTCAGGAAGCGACGCAAATCAAAGCGCAGCAGATTGTCGCCATAGACCACCAGGCTCGTGCCTCGCCAGTGATCCGACAGGTGCTTCCAGCCTCCCGCGGTACCCAGGATGGAGTCCTCGAGGGAATAGCGAATACGCATGCCCCAGCGCTCACCGTAGCCGAGAGCGTCGCGGATGGCGTGCGCACGGTAGTGCAGATTGATCCAAACGGAGCGGATGCCGTGGGCGGCGAGCCATTGCAGGTTCCAGTCCAGCAGAGACCTGCCCCCCAACTGAAGCAGCGGCTTGGGCAGGTCGCCGGCCAGCGGGGCGATGCGCGTGCTCCTGCCCGCGGCCAGGAGCAGGGCTGCGAGCCTCATGGTGCCGGCGCCGCAAGCCGGGACTCCGCGCCCAGAACATTTTCCCGAATGTAGGCGATAGAACGTTGCAGCCCTTCACTCAGCTCGACGGCGGGGCTCCAACCCAGCGCGCGAGCGGCGCTGATGTCGGCTCTGGTCTCGAACGCCTCGCCGGGCAGGTCCGGTGCATGATTCGGCTCGATATCGCTGCCCAGTTGCGTGCGCACAGCATCAAAGACTTCGCGCACCGAATAGCTGCGGCCGCTTCCCAGGTTGAAGGTGCGGCCATCCGTCCGCGGGTCGAGCAGACATTGCAGGTGGAAACGGTTGACGTCGTCGATGTAGACGAAGTCCCTGCGTTTCTCGCCTGTGCCGTAGATGGTGGGTTGCCGGCCCTGAAGCAGGTGAAGGATGAACGCGCTCATGACCGGCGGGATAGTACGCCGGTAGTCCTGGCGCGGACCATAGACGCAGAAGTAGCGGAGCGCTGTGAGATTCAGGCCGTGATGGCGTGCGTAACCGGCCGCGAAGTCCCGAACGCCGAGCTTGCTGAGCGCGTAGAAGCTCTGGGGCGCTATGTCGCCTTCCGCTGTGGGAAACTGGTGGATGCCTTCATAAAGCGCCGAAGTTTCGGCGTAAATCACCTTGGCGACCCGGGCCCGGTGAGCCGCCTGGAAAACGTTGACCGAGCCCTGCACATTGACGCTGCTGGTTTCGACGGGGTCGGCCTGACAGTCGGCGATGCAGTTCCTGGCGGCCAGGTGGAAGACGGCGCTGACATCGCTGCACAGCGGATAGATCTCCGTCGAGCGAATGTCCAGCTCGTAGAACTCCACCTCATCCGGCACCTGCTCGATCACGCCCTGTGACAGGTCATCCA contains:
- a CDS encoding nucleotidyltransferase family protein encodes the protein MRLAALLLAAGRSTRIAPLAGDLPKPLLQLGGRSLLDWNLQWLAAHGIRSVWINLHYRAHAIRDALGYGERWGMRIRYSLEDSILGTAGGWKHLSDHWRGTSLVVYGDNLLRFDLRRFLSAHRSHAALASVALFDPQRHRNTGIAGGRAELAESGRICGFEEGGAGRSGAGELVNAGAYLLEKELAERVASGFQDFGRDVFPRLAPTGCLYGHVMEDEGFCLGVDTPERFAVAQRLIESGEVSLS
- a CDS encoding NAD-dependent epimerase/dehydratase family protein, translating into MGSNLAEQLLGEGYRVIGLDDLSQGVIEQVPDEVEFYELDIRSTEIYPLCSDVSAVFHLAARNCIADCQADPVETSSVNVQGSVNVFQAAHRARVAKVIYAETSALYEGIHQFPTAEGDIAPQSFYALSKLGVRDFAAGYARHHGLNLTALRYFCVYGPRQDYRRTIPPVMSAFILHLLQGRQPTIYGTGEKRRDFVYIDDVNRFHLQCLLDPRTDGRTFNLGSGRSYSVREVFDAVRTQLGSDIEPNHAPDLPGEAFETRADISAARALGWSPAVELSEGLQRSIAYIRENVLGAESRLAAPAP